TTATAGACAAAGAGGATGATGCACAGGCAGCGCATAAGCAAGGCCCGCCCATTTTTGAGCAAATATCTGTGATCAAAACTAAGTATCATCAAGGCCTGCTTTGAATCGATACCGATCCAGCCACCTCGTCTTTCCTGGTTTTGAGAACACTTCAGATCCCAAGGAAGATGTCCGCGCAATAGGTTAGAAAGTCTTAAAAAGACATTGCCCAGTTTCAGCAAATTGCACAGGTCAGGAGACATCCCAAAAAAAAGTCTACAGACACCAAACTAGTTGACAGCGATAGGCGATTGTAGAAAAGTAAAACTCAGATTACCAGAACAGATGTAGTTTAATGCAAGGTATGGAAAAACATGCAAATCTGCAATCTTTAGACAGTACTTAAGAACTACTGTGTATCATGATAATCCCTTGAATTCATGCATATATAAAGATTACATTGCCACACTTATAAATCAGACATTCATGACAATAAGGCCATTCACATAGTGGGTAGGGCCAAACACCAAGTAATGTTGGCCATTCACATTAACATTTATCCAAAGTGACATCATTCTTCACAAATCAGCTGCACATACCTTTCGCTGAATTAAAAAACACTCAAGCTCAAAGGAGGAAGAGTTGGAGGATTTCATACACTTTGGCTTGTAATTCCATAAATTGCTGTTCTTCGTAACTCATGGGGCGCGATGTCTGTGTCTTCACCCATTTCAAGATGCAATAAAGATGGGAGGATTTGTGAGTTTTGACATGTCATTCTTTAAATTGCCATTCCCTCCGACACATGGGGCAATGTGCCTGAGAAGTCTGTGAGTTCACCCACTTCAAGATGCAGTGAAGATGGAAAGCATGATTGCATGCACCCCATACTGCAGAACAATCGCAGAATATGTAATCAATATGACTATTCTTAGAAAGCAcacttgttttcctttttcttcttttttgtggcTTCAAGGAGGGGGAGAGAAGGGCAAATTGGGAAGAAAGGAGAAGTGACCATATCTTTAGAGATATCAAAACATCCATGACACAGGTTCAAGAAATGGGGGTTCACTTACATAGACCGGAAATGACAGCACATCATGTTTCAGAAAAAAGCCATGCTATTTGACATTATAAATATCCAGTTCCTGTTCAAGTTTTAACTAATTGCAATAAGCTCAACTTAGAATATCCAAGCTCAGCTTACTCAGCTGAAAAAAGGCATGAAACAAAAGCTCAGCTTGGAACTTTGAATATGAAGGATGATTTGGCCTCAGACAAATGCTGCATACATTTCGAAACAAGAGCTATATCCAAGATTGCTCCTCTTCtagcaaaagaagaaataaaaagccAAGTAAACGGGACCTTCTCAGAGTGCAGCAAAGAAATTAGACGCCCAAATTCATTTTTAACCTTCTGCACATGTTGAAGAGAAGAAACAACCATTTTATGTTAAACAGCAACTgtttagcatttgcttgaattgctTATAAAGCCCAGGGCATTTAGCCTAGCTTGAAGCCTTGTTGACTATTTAGAGATACTTCAGATTCAAATGCAGACATCTCAAGAGGAGAAATGCAGGAAATCTCCATCTATATTCAAGAGGCAATATCAGCTATAACATCATACCTTACTAAGAAAAGAGTGTGGAATGGTAAAAACTTACTCAGTGGACAATCATCCCCAGGGAGTTTACAGTCAGGGCAACAGCCATCGAAGGCCATCCTACAAATTCCACACGTTTCATCCTGGGCATCCCAAGTCCATGAAGCGACAGCATGCCATCTGTGGTTCAGATAAACAGAAGATTTAGGGTTCCGCAGCCACTACAAATGAACAAGTCCTTCCCTCTTTATTACAAATCTACAAATGCCTATTGCAGCTATCTGCTAAAGGTGAGTACTTACTCTGTTCAATAATACCAGCAGGAATTCAGGAAGAAATAGGTCAAGGAAAACTGTCCCCACAGAGTAGAACATTTGTAACAAAAGAATGAAGCAGATGCTTACTACCAGTTGATGTTAGTCTCCAAACACTTCTGTGAAAATGAATCAAAACATTGATCATGGCAAGATCTATGTGGGACTAATAAGCTGATAAATCCAAAATTCAAGCCTCCTTTTTCTACTGGCTATTCTCGATGTATGTGTGTGCCCACACGCGTGCATGCTTCTGTGCTTGTGCACAAGCATGCACAAAGGTGTGTTTTTGAGTTTGCACAACAAATGCACATGAATTGTGCATGCACACGTTTGAGTAATGAATTTCTGCAAACTAAAGAGAACCATTTTACCAATTCTTCTGTTCTTGAAATGGTTCATAATGTGAAGAATATCACCAATTCCTTTTTTATATTAAGAATGAAAGCAAATAGTAAAGACAGATAAATGGGCATCAAAAGAAgcaatgagaaagaaaaaaaaagagagagtaataGCAGGAGGACAAAGTAGTAGTAGAGAGAAAATCAGGAGCATAGGACTTACTACCAGTTATATCTCTCGTCTAAGTCATATGTCTGATCATATATAAGTTTGCTGTTTCACAgataagaaaatgacaataattGATTTTGGTACTCATGCGTTGAAGGATATATAAGATCACTGGCcaataaaaatggaaagaatgAAAGATGTATTAGAAATCAATAGTGGAAGGATCCATTACTGAATGAGAAAAGGTTTAAAGATTACACCAATGCAACATCCAGGAAACAGCTACATATAGATCAAATCTTGGTCAGACAGCACAGAGAATTGACTGACAGCCCAACGGCACAAAGAAACACTAACAAAGCTCTCATTCCTGGActgtttattctttttattatgaaaacaacaaacaaattaACTGGCCAGTTTATGAATATATTGGGCAGCAAGAAGCGCAGCCAGGCATCGTGTGAAGGATACTCAAGAGCTTGACTCTCATCCTCGTTTTCTGCAAAACCGAGAAAAGCAAAAACGACCATGATGTTTACTTTGTGCAGTACACAACATATAATAAAGATATGCAAAATCCGTGAAACACAGTAGCACAATGAAGATATGAACATTCACATTAGTTATCTCAAAGGATACTTCACTGGGTTCCTAGAACATGTAAGGCAAGATAGTTTgatttgtcttttccttttcacccTACTTGGCCTCACGAAAATCCCCATTTACATAAGAAACCCACTGGCCAATGTCACCATGGGCTGATCGATTCACAATGTTCTAAACATTCTCTGTGGCTCATGCAGGTTAGTTTCATTCTATCCAAGCCAAGCCTCCATCACTCCACGGTCGCGTTCGCATTCCCTAAAAATCACTCCCACAACTCCAGCCGACCATTACCCACAACTCGTAAAACGGGCAAATCTCATTCAGCGGATGCGATCTTTCCACACTGCTATCCACCAACAGCATTGCCAACCAAATCACGAACAGCATCAATACAACCAAAACAGCACAACCAGCGAAACCCCAGTAAGCATGTTGCTGGTGCTCTCGTTCTGGGGGTACTCTGGGAGGTATCACGTGCGAGGCCGATCTGAATGGCGTACATCTCGAATCACTCAAACCCACGGCTACTAACGCGTCGAGTTAAGAACCGAGGAGGAAACTCAACCGCTAAAGCTCTGATTTTTCAGCAGTAATCTCGCAACCCAAAACGGGAAACGCGAGATACAATCGACGAGCGAAAAAGGGTAGGGGGCGAAAAGGTTGGAAATTCATCTGCAGATGAAGGGCCCGGTTCAGGAACTCACCTGCAAGCGACGAGGCAGCTATCGAGGGAGAGGACTGGCGCTCAAAATCCAAAGAGGAGGGAGCTGACTCTGTGAAAAGAgctatttataattttatatttatgtctCGAAATTTTCAAAgccaaaaaagcaaaataaaataataacactGCTTAACCAATTCCGCTATAACCCAAAATATTACTCGAATTTTCCTTTATCTTGGtctaagaaaaatttcaaataagaacctaaaatgagtttattttttcaaataagaacctgaaatgatcgttattttaaataagaacccGAAGTGGCTAACGAGCCTCAAATAAAGATCCGAACTCGCCGGCCTAGCCAAAATGTTTACCGGCGGCGAGCATGTGACATTTCTAGTGGCCGGAATATAtgcaattttgtcccaaaaaaaaattatagataaaaattaataaaccctaaaaacaaaaccCCCAAATTTTCATGTTCTTCTTATTCCCATTTTTACGTTCTTTGTCCCCTCTCGTTTGGAGAACCCAAATTTTTTGTTGATGGAGCAAGATCCATTCTCTATCGATGGAGCAAAATCCTTGTCTCCCTGAGTTCCAAAGATACGtatcctccctccctccctccctaaaCGAAACTGACCTCCGTTGAATGAGAGTGTAAATTAAAGTGTATGGCAAACCtaagaaaagataatgaagaatCGAGGCCCTCGTGTTACACAATGTCTCAATAACGAAAATGTTGCTTTACTCAagatttgtcttcttcgttggaAAGAATGaagacaaaaaattaaagaaaaagatgtGAAGAAACAAAGGTAGGAGTTTCTTGTTGTGTTTCAATTCGTGTtccattaatagaaaatttccGTGTTCCAAGCAAGAGAggacaaagaatggagaagatgaagagcaaaagaagaaaaacatgagaacataaaagagtttttctttttaaatcaaaaGAATGTGAAGAGTTTTGGGAGGtgatttttagggtttgttaatttgtatttatatttttttttgaccaaattGCTCATATTCCAGCCACCAGAAATGTCACACTCTTGCTGGCCGGTGAACATTTTGGTCGGCCAGCaatttcaggtccttatttgagacttatTAGTCACTTCGAGTTCATATTTGAGACAATGGCTACTTcggattcttatttgagaaaataggctCACTTTGGATATTTATTTGAGATATTTTCCCTAGTCTATTTGAAAAGAGCTATTTAtatttatgtctcaaaattttcaaagccaaaaaagcaaaataaaataaaaacgcTGGTTAACCAATTCCGCTATGACCCAAAATATTACTCGAATTTTCCTTTATATTTCTTGGCCAATACATGTGAATTAAGCCTGATTTCTCATACATGACGTTTCctttttttgaattataaaaattttccaacaAGAAATTATCAAGTAAGTTAAATTTCGCACACAATAAACCGGGTCGTTGGAGCAAGTTGGGAATCAATTTATCCTCCAAATTTATAGGATAAATTTCAAATGTAGGAAGTGAGACCATTTTCTGAAATCGGTCTCAAATAAAGGTATGATCATGTTGGTTAGTCAAATATTTGCCGGTAGACATTTTCGGGCGACTAGAATGAggttaaaatattgaaaagaagaagaaaatcccttttttaaaaataaagtgaaaataattatatatttctcgtttcgaaaaataataagacAAAAAATGTTCTCCACCGTCTTTATTATATTCTGCGCGGCCACTCcggtttgaatttttggttcCTCCAACGGACTTCTTCTCGTCACCATCTCCCTCGAAACAGACAGACACAGTCTAAAACAATTCTCTCTctacactctctctctttctctctctctct
This genomic stretch from Eucalyptus grandis isolate ANBG69807.140 chromosome 3, ASM1654582v1, whole genome shotgun sequence harbors:
- the LOC104424946 gene encoding anaphase-promoting complex subunit 11 → MLAAESAPSSLDFERQSSPSIAASSLAENEDESQALEWHAVASWTWDAQDETCGICRMAFDGCCPDCKLPGDDCPLIWGACNHAFHLHCILKWVNSQTSQAHCPMCRREWQFKE